From Kiritimatiellia bacterium, a single genomic window includes:
- a CDS encoding type II toxin-antitoxin system HicA family toxin — protein sequence MKIPRDTSASELIKALRCLGYSVTRQTGSHVRVTTAQDGQHHETIPNHAPLKVGTLNGILKSVAVHHRISNEKLLQMLEL from the coding sequence ATGAAGATTCCCCGCGACACGTCCGCATCGGAATTAATCAAAGCTTTGCGTTGTCTGGGATACTCCGTCACTCGCCAAACCGGCTCACACGTTCGCGTAACGACGGCACAAGACGGACAGCATCATGAAACGATCCCGAATCATGCGCCGCTCAAAGTGGGCACGCTAAACGGTATCCTGAAAAGTGTTGCTGTACATCACCGAATAAGCAACGAAAAATTACTGCAGATGCTCGAATTATAA
- a CDS encoding 3-dehydroquinate synthase II, producing the protein MKQVWVQAIPWDKQLAIAAIESGADAVIVEKGRAESVKDLGRIRIVAEDGDIVPGRDVVVMEIRSKSDENRAAKADPNIMALLKLPDWTIIPIENILAQRGKIMAEVKTADEARTMFGVLEKGVDGVAVVSRDPNEVRKIVGMVHGLSPRIELKTAVVKKITPSGMGDRVCIDTCSAMTVGEGMLVGNASSAFFLVHSESLENPYVAARPFRVNASALHAYILLPENKTAYLSDLRTGDTVLIVEAKGGTRTAQIGRCKIESRPMILITAEADGRQISVYLQNAETINLVRPDGRPVSVAKIKEGDQVLARIEDGGRHFGMKISEKLVEK; encoded by the coding sequence ATGAAACAAGTCTGGGTGCAGGCAATTCCCTGGGACAAGCAGCTGGCCATTGCCGCGATTGAGAGCGGAGCGGACGCCGTTATCGTTGAGAAGGGGCGGGCGGAGAGCGTCAAGGATCTCGGCCGCATCAGGATTGTGGCCGAAGACGGCGATATTGTCCCCGGCCGGGATGTCGTTGTCATGGAAATCCGCTCCAAGTCCGACGAAAACCGGGCGGCCAAAGCCGATCCGAACATCATGGCGCTTTTAAAACTTCCCGACTGGACCATCATCCCGATAGAAAACATCCTCGCCCAGCGCGGTAAAATCATGGCCGAAGTAAAAACGGCCGATGAGGCGCGCACGATGTTCGGCGTCCTGGAAAAAGGCGTTGACGGCGTGGCGGTGGTCAGCCGCGACCCGAACGAGGTCAGAAAGATTGTCGGCATGGTCCACGGCCTCTCCCCGCGGATTGAGCTGAAAACGGCGGTTGTCAAGAAAATTACGCCGAGCGGGATGGGCGACCGGGTCTGCATTGACACCTGTTCGGCCATGACCGTCGGCGAGGGAATGCTGGTCGGGAACGCCAGCAGCGCCTTCTTCCTGGTCCATTCCGAAAGTCTTGAAAATCCTTACGTGGCCGCGCGCCCCTTCCGGGTCAATGCCAGCGCCCTGCATGCCTACATTTTATTGCCGGAAAACAAGACTGCTTACCTTTCCGATCTGCGGACCGGCGACACGGTCCTGATTGTTGAAGCCAAAGGCGGGACCCGGACCGCGCAGATCGGCCGTTGCAAGATTGAATCCCGGCCCATGATCCTGATAACCGCCGAGGCGGACGGGCGGCAAATATCGGTTTATCTCCAGAATGCCGAAACGATCAATCTTGTCCGGCCCGACGGCCGGCCGGTGTCCGTTGCCAAAATCAAGGAAGGCGACCAGGTCCTGGCGCGCATTGAGGACGGCGGCCGGCATTTTGGCATGAAAATCAGCGAGAAGCTGGTGGAAAAATAA
- a CDS encoding 2-oxoisovalerate dehydrogenase yields the protein MTEIIFEVQEDVIDGGFVAHALGAGIHTEGDTQEELKTNIRDALECHFDAGEIPRIVRLHFVRDEVMAV from the coding sequence ATGACAGAAATTATTTTTGAGGTACAAGAGGATGTTATTGACGGCGGGTTTGTGGCACACGCTTTAGGGGCGGGTATTCATACGGAAGGCGATACGCAGGAGGAATTAAAAACCAATATTCGGGATGCTCTGGAATGTCATTTTGATGCAGGAGAAATACCGCGTATTGTGCGTCTCCATTTTGTCCGTGATGAGGTCATGGCCGTATGA
- a CDS encoding 2-amino-3,7-dideoxy-D-threo-hept-6-ulosonate synthase codes for MMIGKNIRLERIISRHTGKTVMVPMDHGVTVGPIPGLIDMKQAVGNVVEGGANAIIIHKGIVRAGHRQSGKDIGLIIHMSASTSMSPDPTGKVLVCTVEEAIKIGADGVSIHINLGAPTEDEMLDHLGGVSRKCQEWGMPLLAMMYTRGPKIKSEYDVKHIKHAARVGAELGADIIKVNYPGSPRAFEEVTSGCPVPVVIAGGEKLESDMDVLNMVEGALKSGGAGVSIGRNVFQHADPRRIIRAISAIVHEKMTAKDAAKLLKA; via the coding sequence ATGATGATCGGCAAAAACATAAGACTTGAGCGGATAATCAGCCGGCATACCGGCAAAACAGTGATGGTTCCCATGGACCATGGGGTTACGGTAGGCCCTATTCCGGGTTTGATTGACATGAAACAGGCGGTAGGCAACGTGGTGGAGGGGGGGGCGAACGCCATTATTATTCATAAAGGCATTGTCCGCGCGGGGCACCGGCAGTCGGGGAAGGACATCGGCCTTATCATTCACATGTCGGCCAGCACGTCCATGTCGCCCGATCCCACCGGCAAAGTTCTGGTTTGCACGGTTGAGGAAGCGATTAAAATCGGCGCGGACGGCGTTTCCATTCATATCAACCTCGGCGCGCCGACGGAGGACGAGATGCTGGATCACCTCGGCGGGGTATCCCGTAAATGCCAGGAATGGGGCATGCCGCTCCTGGCCATGATGTACACGCGCGGCCCGAAAATAAAAAGCGAATATGACGTCAAACACATCAAACACGCGGCCCGGGTCGGCGCCGAGCTCGGGGCCGATATCATAAAGGTGAATTACCCGGGAAGTCCGCGGGCTTTTGAGGAGGTTACCTCCGGCTGTCCCGTGCCGGTGGTCATCGCCGGCGGAGAAAAACTGGAGTCGGACATGGATGTGCTCAACATGGTTGAAGGCGCTTTGAAGTCCGGCGGCGCCGGCGTTTCCATCGGCCGCAACGTATTCCAGCATGCCGATCCGCGCAGGATTATCCGCGCGATTTCGGCCATTGTGCACGAGAAAATGACGGCCAAAGATGCGGCAAAATTATTGAAGGCATAG